Proteins co-encoded in one Montipora capricornis isolate CH-2021 chromosome 12, ASM3666992v2, whole genome shotgun sequence genomic window:
- the LOC138027429 gene encoding uncharacterized protein — protein MQLQNTRKAVAIHIEKILKSMKGLKFIETLRVTFEKQTGREEKIIKTAYFNSQPQTITNDTQIELALSLSKQVILNKIAVWISEGSGWTVQSVDNHYLNVVKYEPMKGSSYIKLPNKLKHSAKGLINMKNEDNECFRWCHIRHLNPQDKDPQRIKKSDKAFIENLNYSGIEFPVTTKQYNKIEKQNEININVFGYENKQKYPIYVSKEKYEDCMNLLLITENENKHYVLIKDFNKFMYDITKHEKRKHFCMYCLQHFTSERVLNNHKENCIQLNGAQAIKMPTKDDNILKFNNFHKQLPVPFVIYADFEAITEKIHGCQPNDDKSYTEAYQRHTDCGYGYKVVCCYDDKYTKPVQIYRGEKAVHKFMENMLNEVRYCKNVMKKHFDKPLRMTKDDEDKFKKADKCHICEKEYNKTDVRVRDHCHVTGQYRGSAHQDCNLNFRITDKIPVIFHNLRGYDSHFIMQEIGETVKNHTYTNKKGEKCQMNINAIPNNMEKYMAFMLGHHLTFIDSFQFMSSSLDRLVSNLPKESLKYTSQIFENEKLDLMSRKGVYPYDFMDSFGKFNEKLPPKEEFYSILNDEHISDDQYKHAQNVWNTFNLKNMGEYHDLYLKSDILLLADVFENFRKTCLQYYKLDPCHYFTSPGLSWDAMLKMTNIKLELMTDIDMFQFIEKGMRGGTSYIANRYGKANNKYMKTYDEKAPSKYIMYLDANNLYGWAMSQYLPTGGFRWLNKKQIDKIDLSKYKTDSNKGSILEVDLEYPKELHDLHNDYPLAPEKVKVNKDMLSNYCQEIADKFNVSTGLVHKLVPTLSNKEKYVLHYRNLQLYTDLGLKITKVHRVLEFNQSAWLKQYIDFNTEKRTNAKNAFEKDFFKLMNNSVFGKTMENIRKRVDRTNATHHENDQKQLASTWEL, from the exons atgcaactgcaaaatacaagaaaggctgttgccatccatatcgaaaaaatattgaaatcaatgaaaggtctgaaatttattgaaacacttagagtaacatttgaaaagcaaacagggcgagaagaaaaaatcatcaaaacgGCTTATTTTAACAGTCAaccacaaacaataacaaatgacaCACAAATCGAACTGGCTTTGTCTTTGTCGAAACAAGTCATACTAAACAAGAttgcagtttggatttcagagggatctggttggactgTTCAATCTGTTGACAATCATTATCTCAATGTAGTGAAATATGAACCAATGAAAGGATCTTCTTATATAAAACTACCAAATAAACTCAAACACAGTGCAAAAGGATTGATTAATatgaaaaatgaggataatgaatGCTTCAGGTGGTGCCACATAAGACATCTTAATCCCCAAGacaaagatcctcaaagaataaaaaaatcagataaagcattcattgaaaatttgaattattcaggaattgaatttccagtgactaccaaacagtacaacaaaatagaaaagcagaatgaaattaacatcaatgttttcggttatgaaaacaaacaaaaatatcccatttatgtgtcaaaagaaaagtatgaagattgcatgaatctgcttcttataacagaaaatgaaaacaagcactatgtattaatcaaagatttcaacaagttCATGTATGATATAACAAAgcatgaaaagagaaaacatttttgcatgtaTTGTCTTCAGCATTTCACTTCTGAAAGAGTGTTGAAtaatcataaagaaaactgtatccAATTAAATGGAGCACAAGCaattaaaatgccaacaaaagatgataacatactaaaattcaataatttccataaacaactaCCAGTTCCATTTGTAATATATGCAGATTTCGAagccataactgaaaaaatacatGGATGCCAACCCAATGATGATAAATCATACACTGAGGCTTATCAGAGACACacagactgtggttatggatataaggttgtgtgttgttatgatgataaatacacaaaaccagtacaaatttatagaGGTGAAAAAGCTGTTCACAAATTCATGGAAAATATGCTAAATGAAGTGAGATATTGCAAGAATGTAatgaaaaaacattttgataAGCCATTGAGAATGACTAAAGATGACGAAGACAAATTCAAAAAAGCTGACAAATGCCATATATGTgaaaaagaatacaataaaactgATGTGAGAGTAAGAGATCACTGCCATGTGACTGGCCAGTACAGAGGATCCGCACATCAAGATTGCAATCTCAACTTCAGAATAACTGACAAAATTCCAGTGATATTCCACAATCTACGTGGGTATGACAGTCATTTCATAATGCAAGAGATCGGTGAGACAGTTAAAAATCATACATACACAAACAAGAAAGGTGAAAAGTGCCAAATGAATATAAATGCAATTCCCAATAACATGGAGAAATACATGGCTTTCATGCTCGGTCATCATCTGACCTTTATTGACAGTTTCCAATTCATGAGCTCAAGTCTTGACAGACTGGTCAGCAATCTACCAAAAGAATCATTGAAATACACCTCTCAAATATTTGAAAACGAAAAGCTTGATTTGATGTCTCGAAAAGGAGTATATCCATACGACTTCATGGATAGCTTCggtaaattcaatgaaaagctaccaccaaaagaagaattttacagtatattaAATGATGAGCATATCTCAGATGATCAatacaaacatgctcaaaatgtatggaacacTTTCAATCTAAAAAATATGGGTGAGTACCATGACTTATATCTCAAATCTGACATCCTTCTATTAGCTGATGTGTTTGAAAACTTTCGAAAGACATGTCTGCAATACTACAAACTAGACCCCTGTCATTATTTTACATCTCCAGGTCTTTCATGGGatgctatgttaaagatgactAACATTAAATTGGAGCTTATGACtgatattgatatgtttcaGTTTATTGAAAAAGGAATGCGAGGTGGGACAAGCTACATCGCCAATCGATATGGTAAAGCtaacaataaatacatgaaaacatatgatgaGAAGGCGCCCTCAAAGTATATCATGTATCTTGATGCTAACAATTTGTATGGATGGGCTATGTCACAATACCTACCAACTGGTGGATTCAGATGgttgaataaaaaacaaattgacaaaATAGACTTATCCAAGTATAAAACAGATAGCAATAAAGGTTCGATATTAGAAGTTGATTTGGAATATCCCAAAGAATTACACGATCTGCATAATGATTATCCGCTAGCACCTGAAAAGGTAAAAGTCAACAAAGATATGCTTTCTAATTATTGCCAAGAAATAGCCGATAAATTTAATGTATCAACTGGTTTAGTTCATAAACTGGTACCTACGttaagcaataaagaaaaatacgtaCTCCATTACAGAAACCTTCAATTATACACAgatcttggtttgaaaataaccaaaGTCCATCGAGTACTAGAGTTCAATCAGTCCGCATGGTTGAAGCAATACATCGACTTTAATACTGAAAAAAGAACTAATGCTAAAAATGCTTTCGAGAAAGACTTCTTCAAGCTCATGAATAATAgtgtatttggaaaaacaatggaaaacattagaaaaagagtagat CGAACAAATGCAACACACCATGAAAACGATCAGAAGCAACTTGCATCAACTTGGGAGCTATGA